The following proteins are encoded in a genomic region of Musa acuminata AAA Group cultivar baxijiao chromosome BXJ2-11, Cavendish_Baxijiao_AAA, whole genome shotgun sequence:
- the LOC135627826 gene encoding pentatricopeptide repeat-containing protein At1g77360, mitochondrial-like, protein MVEPKPELARSHTYTAASAAAMPHQRSPIPEPPLLATPSSSASGLAVKDSRVRAFYEILSRVPPAEVESVLSRCGITPLPEHVDVVLRLCYAFPAAAVKFFRWSGLSLKHTHYAWNLMVDILGKNRMFEPMWDAIRSMKQEGALSIATFASAFGSYCAAGLIKEAVMTFDVMDRYGIPQDVVVVNSLLSAICREDGRMADAADFFDRVKATVAPDADTFAILLEGWEKEGNVTRAKNTFGEMVIRVGWNAKNMSAYDAFLITLVRGSQPHEAVKFLKVMKGKNCLPGLKFFGNALHILIQQNDHVHALALWNIMVTDSGLIPSLSMCNSMITLLCNNGNLDAASRLLDEMPYYGVFPDPITYNTIFDCLIRNKRAREAESFFTEMRKNEQLPSPKNCAAAIRMFFDQYNPSAAVEVWGFVTEVFVSQDNECANELLLGFRELGRLSELRRYADEMLDRGVELRASTVEKLKTAFYKAGRQDAYDRILRRLKQH, encoded by the coding sequence ATGGTCGAACCAAAACCCGAACTCGCTCGGAGTCACACCTACACTGCCGCGTCTGCGGCAGCGATGCCCCATCAGCGTTCTCCCATCCCGGAACCTCCTCTGCTGGCGACTCCATCGTCGTCGGCTTCGGGCCTCGCGGTCAAGGACTCCCGTGTCCGTGCCTTTTACGAGATCCTCTCGCGGGTGCCTCCGGCGGAGGTGGAGTCGGTCCTCTCCCGCTGCGGCATCACCCCGCTCCCCGAGCACGTGGACGTTGTCCTCCGCCTCTGCTACGCTTTCCCGGCCGCTGCCGTCAAGTTTTTTCGCTGGTCCGGCCTCTCCCTGAAGCACACCCATTACGCCTGGAACCTGATGGTCGACATTCTCGGCAAGAACCGCATGTTCGAGCCCATGTGGGACGCCATCCGCTCCATGAAGCAGGAAGGCGCTCTCTCCATCGCCACCTTCGCCTCCGCCTTCGGCTCCTATTGCGCCGCCGGCCTGATCAAGGAGGCCGTCATGACCTTCGACGTCATGGACCGTTACGGCATCCCTCAGGATGTCGTTGTCGTCAACTCCCTCCTCAGCGCCATCTGCCGTGAGGACGGCCGCATGGCCGACGCCGCCGATTTCTTCGACCGCGTCAAGGCCACCGTTGCCCCGGACGCCGACACCTTCGCCATCCTCCTTGAGGGCTGGGAAAAAGAGGGCAACGTCACCCGCGCCAAAAATACCTTCGGCGAGATGGTGATCCGCGTCGGCTGGAACGCCAAGAACATGTCTGCCTACGACGCTTTCCTCATCACCCTCGTCCGCGGTTCCCAGCCCCATGAGGCCGTCAAGTTCCTCAAGGTGATGAAGGGCAAAAACTGCCTGCCTGGGCTCAAGTTCTTCGGCAATGCCCTCCACATCCTCATCCAGCAGAACGATCACGTCCACGCCCTCGCTCTGTGGAACATAATGGTCACCGACAGTGGCCTCATCCCCAGTCTCTCCATGTGCAATTCGATGATCACTCTTCTCTGCAACAATGGCAACCTTGACGCTGCCTCTCGCTTACTCGATGAAATGCCATACTATGGGGTCTTCCCTGACCCCATAACTTATAACACCATCTTTGATTGTCTGATTAGGAACAAGAGGGCCCGTGAAGCAGAGTCATTCTTCACAGAGATGCGGAAGAATGAGCAGCTGCCGTCTCCCAAAAATTGTGCAGCTGCCATTAGAATGTTCTTCGACCAGTACAACCCATCTGCAGCTGTGGAGGTGTGGGGTTTTGTGACGGAGGTGTTTGTCTCACAGGACAACGAGTGTGCCAATGAGCTGCTCCTCGGGTTCCGAGAACTTGGGCGGTTGAGCGAGTTGAGAAGGTATGCTGATGAAATGCTTGACAGGGGCGTAGAATTGCGGGCATCCACTGTGGAGAAGTTGAAGACTGCCTTTTACAAGGCTGGACGGCAGGATGCTTATGATCGGATTCTGAGGAGGTTAAAGCAGCATTAG
- the LOC135626160 gene encoding rop guanine nucleotide exchange factor 14-like, with protein sequence MKRLACCRRRTKDFSLDFEEKENRVMTYNGLESCILNSCTYDDESAGDGTSGTNGSVVIDSPDEDASSCFSSKDALGSSFSSQCLPSSKQHLLDELDNLNTLHHFCTKGKAPAAYSMEVSDVEVMKEKFAKLLLGEDVSGGAKGISTALGLSHAITNLAASIFGELWKLEPLSEGKKSRWRREMDWLLSPTNYMVELVPAKQNGTDGGMLEIMTPKARADVHVTLPALRKLDSMLIEVLDSMVDMEFWYAEVGGRDDGSSLHNGTKSKKWWLPAPRVPESGLSPSQRRKLGFQAKFVHQILKAAKSINEQVLVQMPIPSAIKDALPKSGKASLGVDIYHAIAAESIPVEEVLLSLNMETEHSVLDMVNQLEGAVFAWKQRITEETMKKSPIRYPWSFVKENGSELEKRVVNLERAEALLHLLRIRFPNLPQSFIDVTKVHHNKDVGHAITEAYSRVLGGLAFSILSRIGDIFQEDDLKNPTTPIANLKFDFSSNVYLAGIAETPPGHIKRSLIDQMNTVDGRFSSFYIGKASEELFLDGKAKRITVVPTSPLRSRTWCY encoded by the exons ATGAAGAGATTAGCTTGCTGTCGCCGCCGTACCAAAGACTTCAGCCTTGATTTCGAGGAGAAGGAAAACA GAGTGATGACATATAATGGCCTTGAGAGCTGCATCCTCAACAGCTGCACCTACGACGATGAGAGTGCTGGCGATGGAACGAGTGGAACTAATGGATCTGTAGTCATTGACTCCCCTGATGAGGATGCTTCAAGTTGCTTCTCCAGCAAGGATGCCCTCGGCTCTTCCTTCTCTTCACAGTGCTTGCCCTCGAGCAAGCAGCACTTGCTAGATGAGTTGGATAATCTTAACACCCTGCATCATTTCTGCACTAAAGGAAAGGCACCTGCCGCATACTCAATGGAAGTCTCAGATGTTGAGGTAATGAAGGAAAAGTTTGCAAAGCTGTTGCTTGGTGAGGATGTTTCAGGGGGGGCCAAAGGGATCAGTACTGCTCTTGGGTTATCTCATGCCATTACCAATCTTGCAG CATCAATATTTGGGGAACTTTGGAAATTGGAACCCTTATCTGAAGGAAAAAAGAGCAGATGGCGCAGAGAAATGGACTGGTTGCTTTCCCCTACCAACTACATGGTTGAGCTGGTTCCTGCAAAGCAGAATGGCACTGATGGTGGGATGCTAGAG ATAATGACCCCAAAAGCTCGTGCAGATGTTCATGTGACACTTCCTGCCCTTCGAAAACTAGACTCGATGCTCATT GAAGTGTTAGATTCAATGGTGGACATGGAGTTTTGGTACGCGGAAGTAGGTGGCAGAGATGATGGATCCAGCCTGCACAATGGTACAAAGAGCAAGAAATGGTGGCTTCCTGCTCCTCGGGTTCCAGAGTCTGGACTCTCCCCTTCCCAAAGAAGAAAGCTTGGTTTCCAGGCTAAATTTGTCCATCAAATCCTGAAAGCTGCCAAATCCATAAATGAACAGGTCTTGGTCCAAATGCCTATTCCCTCTGCCATCAAGGATGCTCTTCCAAAG tcAGGAAAGGCTAGCTTGGGTGTAGATATCTACCATGCTATTGCTGCAGAATCAATTCCAGTTGAGGAAGTCTTGCTTTCTCTAAACATGGAAACTGAACACAGTGTTCTTGATATGGTAAACCAGTTGGAAGGTGCAGTTTTTGCCTGGAAGCAGAGGATTACTGAAGAAACAATGAAAAAGTCACCAATAAGATACCCATGGTCTTTTGTCAAAGAAAATGGATCAGAGCTTGAGAAGAGGGTAGTCAATTTGGAGAGGGCCGAAGCACTTCTGCATCTTTTAAGAATCAGATTCCCTAACCTCCCCCAATCCTTTATTGATGTCACCAAGGTCCACCACAACAAG GATGTTGGACATGCCATTACCGAAGCCTATTCAAGGGTTCTTGGAGGTTTGGCATTCAGTATCTTGTCAAGGATAGGAGATATCTTTCAAGAGGATGACTTGAAGAATCCCACCACTCCAATTGCCAACCTCAAATTTGATTTCTCATCTAATGTATATCTGGCTGGAATCGCAGAAACACCCCCTGGTCATATTAAGCGGTCTCTAATTGACCAGATGAACACTGTGGATGGGCGTTTTAGCAGCTTCTACATTGGTAAGGCCTCAGAGGAGCTCTTTCTCGATGGCAAGGCCAAAAGAATCACAGTGGTCCCAACCAGCCCATTGAGAAGCCGAACTTGGTGCTACTGA